From Bradyrhizobium erythrophlei:
GATCGATTTCTGCCAGTCGGGTCCCGCCGGCGGATAGGGTCCCAGAATATCGTCGCTGCCGTCGGTGTGGTTGAACTCGATGAACGCCGCGCGGCAGTCGCGGGGGTGCAGTTGCACGCCGTGATAGGGCGCGTGCCCGATCACGTTCGCAATGCGCACGCCGATTTTCTCGGCGTGCCGGCCGCGCGCGTCGGAATCGTCGCAGCAGAAGATTGCCATATAGCCGCCGCGGCCGCCGGTCTTGTCGAGAAACCGTCCCGCCGCGGTGCCTGCTTGGAACGGCGCCACCACTTCCAGAAGGATGGTGTCGACCGGCAGCAGCGCGTTCTCCAGGCCGTATTTGGCGACGTTGCCGTCGCGGTAGCAGACGTTCAGACCCATGATCCCGGCGATGTCGGAGATCACGGGCTCGAGTTGCGGCGCCACCAGGCAGATTTGCCGCAGCCGCAAGTAGCTCGCCATCTCAACGGCCTCGATCATCTTCAATGACCTGAGAACACGGGCTTGCGCTTCTCGACGAAGGCTTTGGCGGCTTCCTTGTGATCGGCGGTCTCGCCGGAGCGCGAATGATGCATCGCCTCGGCGTCGAAGCAGGCCTCCAGCGACAAATGCTCGGCGTTGTTGATGTTGCGCTTGATGTAGCCGAGCGTCACCGACGGACCCTGCGCCAGCGACATCGCCAGCTCATGCGCGGCCTCTCCGACCTCGGCGTCCGGAACGACTTTCGTCACGATGCCGAGCGCGAAGGCTTCCTGCGCCGTCAGCACCGGCGACATCAGATAAAGCTCGCGCGCTTTGGCGCTGCCGAGCAGATGGGTGAGAAAATAGGTGCCGCCGTAATCGCCCGATAATCCGACCTTGGCGAACGCCGTGGTGATCTTGACGGAGGCGGAGGCCACGCGGAGATCGCAGGATAGCGCGATCGAAAGCCCCGCGCCCGCGGCCGCGCCGTCGACCTGCGCCACCACGGGCTTCGGCATCTCGTGCAGGATGCGCGAGACTTCCATGCCGCGGCGAAGATTTGCCATCCTGGCCTCGAACGGCAGCGGCGCGCGCCCCTCGGCCATCGACTTGACGTCGCCGCCGACGCAGAACGTGCCGCCCGCGCCCTTGAGCAATACCGCGCGAACCTGATGATCCTCCGCCGCGCGCCGCGCCGCCTCCACCAGCCCGCGCGTCATGTCCGGATTGAGCGCGTTGCGCCGGTCGGGGCGGTTCATGGTGATCGTGAGCAGGCCCTGGTCGAGGTTTTGCAGGACGATGTCGTTGGACATGAGTTTTGCTTTCGTTGTTGTTTGTATTTCGTCATTCCGGGATGGTCCGAAGGACCAGACCTCAGATGCGCAATTGCGCATCGGGGAATCTCGAGATTCCGGGTTCGATGCTTCGCATCGCCCCGGAATGACGGCTTCGCTAAATGCGTGACTTCATCACTTCGTCACTTCTTCACCAGCGGGCAGCGCGACAATTCCAGCGACTGGAATGCCTCGTTGCCCGGCACGGTCGCCAGCAGCTTGTAGTCGTCCCAGCGGCCTTTCGATTCCGAGGGCTTCTTGACCTCGAACAGATACATGTCGTGCACCATGCGGCCGTCCTCGCGGATGCGGCCGTTCTTGGCGAAGAAGTCGTTGATCGGGGTGTCCTTCATGACCTTCATCACGGCGGCTGAGTCGGTGGTACCGGCGGCCTTCACCGCCTGCAGATAGTGCATCACCGACGAATAGACGCCGGCCTGCGCCGAGGTCGGCACCCGCTTGGTGCGCTCCATGAAGCGCTTTGTAAATGCGCGGGTATCGTCGTTTAAATCCCAGTAAAAGGCTTCAGCCAGCAGCAGCCCCTGCGCGGTCTCGAGCCCGACGCTGTCGATATCGGTGACGAAGGCCAGCAGCGGCGACATCTTCTGGCCGCCCTTCATCAGGCCGAACTCGGCGCCCTGCTTGATGGCGTTGATGGTGTCGCCGCCGGCGTTGGCAAGCCCGATCACCTTGGCCTTCGAAGCCTGCGCCTGCAGCAGATAGGAAGAGAAATCCGAGGTGTTGAGCGGATGCCGGACGCTGCCCAGCACCTTGCCGCCGGACTTCAGCACCACATTGGTGGTGTCCTTTTCCAGGTCCTGGCCGAACGCGTAATCCGCGGTGAGGAAGAACCAGCTGTCGAGGCCCGATTTGACCGCGGCAAGCCCGGTGACGTTGGCTTGCGCGAAAGTGTCGAACACATAATGCACGGTATAGGGGCCGCAGGCCTCGTTGGAGAGGCGGATCGAGCCCGGGCCGTTGAACATGATGATCTTGTTGCGCGCCTTCGCGATCTCGCCGGCGGCGAGCGCGGTGGCAGAGGCCGCCACGTCGTAGATCATCTCGACGCCCTGGTTGTCGAGCATGTCGCGGGCGATGTTGGCGGCGAGATCGGCCTTGTTGAGATGATCCGCCGCGATGATCTCGATCTTGCGGCCGAGCACCTCACCGCCGAAATCCTCCGCCGCCATCTTCGCCGCGGTCTCGCTGCCGGATCCGGTGATGTCGGCATAGAGGCCCGACATGTCGAGAATGCCGCCGAGTTTTAACGGCGGCTTGCCTTGCGCGAATGCACCCGTGGCGGCCAGCGCCAGTGCTGTCGCGAAGACACCGGTAAGAACCCGTTTCATGGAAAGCCTCCCTGTCGGCTGCCGCCTTGATTTCGCAGCGCTTTGTCAGTTGCCGCGATCATGCCGCATGCAAGCTATAGCGGCAAGCCGCGGAGCCGGAGGGATGGGTCAATGCGATTGACTTCAATTTCCGCAAAACGGAATGATCAAAAATTGCAAAGATGCCTGTCATGCTCGCGATCACTGCCAATCACCCCAGCAACCCCTTCCCGGGCACGTGATTGAGCTCGAGCCTGATGCCGTCGGGATCCTCGAACAGCAGTGAATAATATCCCGGCGCCCATTGGTCCTCGCGCGGCGCGCGGATGATGGTGACGCCGAGCGTGCACAGGAAGCCGTGCAACTCGTCGACATCGGCGCGCTCGCGGGCGCGGAAACACAGATGATGCAGGCCGACGCGCTGCTGCTCGAAGGCCGCCCCCGCGTGCTCCGGCGACGGCGCGCTGATCCCGACGGCGGTGCGGCCGCCGACGCAGTAGAAAGTCGTCTCGGTATCGATGATGGGCGCCATCCCCAGGAACGGCAGCAACTTGCGGTAGAACTCGCGCGAACGCTCGAAATTCGATGCGGTCAGGAAAATATGCCCGATGCCGTTGACTTGCATCGACCCCCCCCCTTCGTCGCCGAAACGATTTCGAAGAATATGATTGATCGGGCTCTTCGCGGCCAGCCCAGCCAGGCTCCCGAGACGAACTGTCCTGATCGGAAGGCCCCTCGGCGAGCCGGGATGAGCGTCCGGCTCCCCCCGTAGCGGCTTGGGCGAGCGGCGGCTGTACGCTCCCCCCGGCGCGAGTTCCCGTGCAATCCCTGCCAGCCCTGCGCCTCCCACGAATTCGGGATTCCTGCTCGGTGTTGCAACAGGGACACGCGCCGCGGAGAAAAATTCGACGTCGCGCCGCCCGCTGTTGCAGATGCGAGCAGGCGGAGACTACGGTTCGGCCGACAGCGGCATCGAGGAAGACCAATGAAGTCGGGTAACGAGACTGGATTTATGGACGTGATTCAGTTCCGGTCGGGGCGTTGGCTGCGCCCATTGCGGTGGATGGCGGTAGCCATCCTGCTGATGGCAGTTCCGGTCGGTGCCGTTGCCAGCCCCGGAAACGCGGCGAGTTCTGCAGCCGCCGACACTCACGTTTATCTCCTCCGCGGCGTGCTCAATATCTTTTCACTGGGCCTGGATGAAATCGCGGCCAAGTTGCGGCAGCAGGGTTTCAGCGTCACCATCGCCAACTACCTCTCCTGGTCATCGCTCGCGGACGAAGCCGCGGCTGAATACAGGAGCGGACGAACCAGGACCATCGTTCTGGTCGGGCACTCCTCCGGGGCAACGGTGCTACCCGATATGGTGGCGCGCCTCGATCGCCTTGGCGCCCCTGTCAAGCTGGCGATCGGCCTGGATTCAGTCTTCCGCACCAGCCTGTCGGGGCGCGTCGGGCGCTACATCAACTTCTACGTTGCCAACGGAAACGGCGAGCCCGTTGCGAAGACCAGTCAGTTCCACGGGGAGCTTGAGAATATCGACGTCGGCAAGATCGGGATGGCGCACCTCACGATCGACAAGAGCGAGATCATGCAGCGGAAGGTGATCGGCGCCATCGATGCGGTGGCGTTGAGTCGCCCGAAGCCTGTCGTGACACCACGGGCGGAAGTGAGCGCCCCGGCGGCGCGCAGATAATTCGTACTGATCGTGAGTGCGGCCAGCTGGGAGCGTTTTCAAGCGAAGTGGAAAACCGGTTCGCGCTAGGAAAACGCGTCTCGATTCTATCGAAACGTAAAAACTGTAGTACTCCGGGCTTCCATGCCGAGCCCCGAGCCCGAAGCGCGCCTTGAATCCCGCCCATTTCTAAGCCAAAAAACGCCCGCTGTCATGGTCGGGGGGCTGTCTGCGGTGGGGTTGACGCGCCTGCTTCCGACTGGAAAATCACTCGTGAGCCGGTGACGGATTCTCGCCGTATGATCCCTCCACAGGCGTCCAGGATACTTTGCCTGCAACTCGAAAGTACAAGCAGGAAGTTCATGGTCAATCCGAGACAAATTGCAACCGCCGTGGTCGCGGCGATGCTTTTGGCCGGTACCGGCTGGGCCGGCTTCGAGCCGGCCATCGCGGGACCAATCCCGGCGCCTGGCGAGACGGCCGCGGCACCGCCGAAATCCGCAGGTCCCGCGATCCGCGCTCCAAGCAACGCACGCCCAACCATCGCGGAAACTGCCGCCGTCGCGCCGCCGGTCGCCGGCCTGCCCGCGACGGAGCCGCCCCGCCCGCGCGCCTATCTGTTCCGTGGTGCGATGGGCCCGTTCTTCTCGCGCGGAATCGACCGTCTGACCGACAAGATCGAGCAGGCCGGTTTTGCCGCGAGCGTCGATGAGTTCACGATCTGCCGCTTCATCGCCGACAAGGCCATTCGTGAGTATCGCGAGAATCCGGCTCCGATTGTCTTGATCGGTCACTCGATGGGCGGCTATTGCTCGGTGAAGTTCGCCGAAATACTGCAGGACGAAAACATCCCGGTCAGCCTGGTTGTCACCATCGATCCAGCGCACGTCACCCCGAGCGTCCCGCTCAACGTCGAACGTTTCATCAACATCTTCCTGTCGAAGAGCGTGTTGGGCGGCGGCGATGTCAAGCCGAGCAAAGGCTATCAGGGCCATTACGCCAGCTTCGATCTCTCCGAACATGACGAGGTTACCCACATCAACATCGAAAAGATGGACCAGGTCCACGCCCAATTGGTCAGCAAGATTTTGCAGCTCGCCAAGACGCCTTCGAAGGCAGGAGACGAGGCCCTACCGCTTCGCTATGTCGTTCCTGCAAGTGCCGAAATCGAGCTGTGGGACAGCGGCATGCTGGTACCGGCACGTCCGGGCGATACGCTGCAGTCGATTGCAGCGTCTTACCACTTGCCGCTCTGGTCGCTCACCCAGATGAACAAGGGGCCGGACAACGCACCGCTGGTGCCCGGCGAGCGCATCATCGTTCCGCGCCATCTGGAGCCGCTCGCCGAAGTCTCCGCGCACGCGCCGCCCCGGCACTGACAAAGTGGATCCGCAGAGCACTTCCGCGCCGGTCGCGTGGGATGGTTGAGCTCTTGCGGAACCCTCATCGCCGTCCAATGCGTCCAATGGGTTTCGCAAGAATTCGGCCCATTCTACGAGCGATACCAGCGCTAACGCGGTCTCAGGAATGGAACCAACATCGGAACCCGCCGGCAGTACCGCCCGTATGCATCGGCACCGAGTTCGATCGTAAGGAAGCGTTCCTCCATACGCGCCTTCTGCCACATGCCGAGGGAGATCAGAACCGCGCCCAACATCGCGGTCAGTGTTCCCACCGCCACACCCGTTGCCAGCATTCCCGCGATGAGCCCCGTATAGATCGGGTGGCGCACCAGTCCGTATGGACCGGTGTCAATGACGCGATGGCCTTCCTTCCGGGTAATGGCGTTCGACCAAAAACGTCCAAGATGAAGTCGCGCCCACCAGGTGAACGAAATCCCCGCCACGGTCAGGCCCGCGAGCACGTAGACACCGGCGTTGCCAAACTGCCACACCGGTTTTTCGCGCAGGATCTCCGCGGTCCAGGGCGTAAAGAGAATGGCGCCCGCCAGAATGGGAATGCGGTAGGCCTGCGAATCCCAGGTCATCACGTGTTTTTGAGTTCGACCGGACCAAAAAGATGCCGCAACCCAGCTGATGAGCCACGCAATCCAGATGACCGCCAGCAATTGGGTGGGCCAGGTAGCCGTCCAGCCGCTCCAGACGAAATCCAACAATTTCAGCGTATCCTGTAACACGTTGCGGAGAGTATTCCGCGATTACATCAAACGCCATACCGGCGATTGGGGTGAAAGGATCTAGTATCCCGATCCGGCGAGGAGCCAGGTTCATACCGGTCATTTTCGGTGCCAAGAAGGTAAAGAACCGTCTCCCGCAACGCCGACTCGACGGGCCGCGGCGCGTAGCCCAGCTCACGCTGCGCTTTTTCGATCGATAGCGCCCGCGCGCGTGATGCAATTCGAACACCTTCCGCCGTGCCGGAGGGGGCTTTGTGCGTCACGCGATCGGCGATCAGTTCCAGGATCGCGGCCGCTGTTTCCGCAATCCGGCCGGGAACCGGAATCAACACGCTGCGGCGACCGCTGATCGCGGCCACGAGCTGAAGAATTGTCTTCAGCGGGAGACTTTCACCGCCGAGAATATAGCGGTGTCCAATTTTTCCGCGTTCCATCGCAAGGATCAGGCCCGCTGCGGCGTCGCGTACGTCAACGAGATTCACGGCAAAATCGACGTAGAATTGAAACCGCCCGCCGAGAAAGTGTCGGAGCATGGCGGTGGGTGGCGTGAGATTGCGGTCATGGGGCCCGATGGGCATGGTGGGGCAGCCAACGATGACCGGAAAACCGGATGCCGCAGCCTGCATTGCAAGCCGCTCCGCCAGCAGTTTCGAGCGAGTATAAGGCCCCGGCGCATCGTCGGCGGGCAGCAGCGCATCATCCGCCACAGCGCCCTCCGACGACGGGCCACGGAATAGAATGGATTCCGTCGAGCAGTGCAGGAACCGTGCAATCCCGCGC
This genomic window contains:
- a CDS encoding enoyl-CoA hydratase, with the protein product MSNDIVLQNLDQGLLTITMNRPDRRNALNPDMTRGLVEAARRAAEDHQVRAVLLKGAGGTFCVGGDVKSMAEGRAPLPFEARMANLRRGMEVSRILHEMPKPVVAQVDGAAAGAGLSIALSCDLRVASASVKITTAFAKVGLSGDYGGTYFLTHLLGSAKARELYLMSPVLTAQEAFALGIVTKVVPDAEVGEAAHELAMSLAQGPSVTLGYIKRNINNAEHLSLEACFDAEAMHHSRSGETADHKEAAKAFVEKRKPVFSGH
- a CDS encoding ABC transporter substrate-binding protein, whose amino-acid sequence is MKRVLTGVFATALALAATGAFAQGKPPLKLGGILDMSGLYADITGSGSETAAKMAAEDFGGEVLGRKIEIIAADHLNKADLAANIARDMLDNQGVEMIYDVAASATALAAGEIAKARNKIIMFNGPGSIRLSNEACGPYTVHYVFDTFAQANVTGLAAVKSGLDSWFFLTADYAFGQDLEKDTTNVVLKSGGKVLGSVRHPLNTSDFSSYLLQAQASKAKVIGLANAGGDTINAIKQGAEFGLMKGGQKMSPLLAFVTDIDSVGLETAQGLLLAEAFYWDLNDDTRAFTKRFMERTKRVPTSAQAGVYSSVMHYLQAVKAAGTTDSAAVMKVMKDTPINDFFAKNGRIREDGRMVHDMYLFEVKKPSESKGRWDDYKLLATVPGNEAFQSLELSRCPLVKK
- a CDS encoding VOC family protein; amino-acid sequence: MQVNGIGHIFLTASNFERSREFYRKLLPFLGMAPIIDTETTFYCVGGRTAVGISAPSPEHAGAAFEQQRVGLHHLCFRARERADVDELHGFLCTLGVTIIRAPREDQWAPGYYSLLFEDPDGIRLELNHVPGKGLLG
- a CDS encoding LysM peptidoglycan-binding domain-containing protein encodes the protein MVNPRQIATAVVAAMLLAGTGWAGFEPAIAGPIPAPGETAAAPPKSAGPAIRAPSNARPTIAETAAVAPPVAGLPATEPPRPRAYLFRGAMGPFFSRGIDRLTDKIEQAGFAASVDEFTICRFIADKAIREYRENPAPIVLIGHSMGGYCSVKFAEILQDENIPVSLVVTIDPAHVTPSVPLNVERFINIFLSKSVLGGGDVKPSKGYQGHYASFDLSEHDEVTHINIEKMDQVHAQLVSKILQLAKTPSKAGDEALPLRYVVPASAEIELWDSGMLVPARPGDTLQSIAASYHLPLWSLTQMNKGPDNAPLVPGERIIVPRHLEPLAEVSAHAPPRH
- a CDS encoding NAD-dependent epimerase/dehydratase family protein, producing the protein MTRILVTGGTGFIGLHLVSALVARGRQVRVLDLRAPVCALPGVEYIEGSVLDPGRVDRALEGVDEVYHLAGLPGMWMPEKRDFHTVNYRGTEVVIEAARRRGIARFLHCSTESILFRGPSSEGAVADDALLPADDAPGPYTRSKLLAERLAMQAAASGFPVIVGCPTMPIGPHDRNLTPPTAMLRHFLGGRFQFYVDFAVNLVDVRDAAAGLILAMERGKIGHRYILGGESLPLKTILQLVAAISGRRSVLIPVPGRIAETAAAILELIADRVTHKAPSGTAEGVRIASRARALSIEKAQRELGYAPRPVESALRETVLYLLGTENDRYEPGSSPDRDTRSFHPNRRYGV
- a CDS encoding methyltransferase family protein, whose translation is MLDFVWSGWTATWPTQLLAVIWIAWLISWVAASFWSGRTQKHVMTWDSQAYRIPILAGAILFTPWTAEILREKPVWQFGNAGVYVLAGLTVAGISFTWWARLHLGRFWSNAITRKEGHRVIDTGPYGLVRHPIYTGLIAGMLATGVAVGTLTAMLGAVLISLGMWQKARMEERFLTIELGADAYGRYCRRVPMLVPFLRPR